A stretch of Crossiella cryophila DNA encodes these proteins:
- a CDS encoding RNA polymerase sigma factor, with protein sequence MTEPEQRFTALYQLHYEDIARYVRRRAPELDCRDTVAEVFLTAWRRFAELERSPLPLPWLYGVARRVLANAFRGAARAEALIERVAAHAGPGQAPDHAEQTETRLAVARLFDQLPEPDREAVRLIAWEGLTSREAAAVLGCNPAALAMRLHRLRRRLRARHIELIPAMPGTGGTR encoded by the coding sequence ATGACCGAGCCCGAACAGCGCTTCACCGCGCTGTACCAGCTGCACTACGAGGACATCGCCCGGTATGTGCGCCGCCGGGCGCCGGAACTGGACTGCCGGGACACGGTGGCCGAGGTGTTCCTGACCGCCTGGCGCCGCTTCGCCGAACTGGAACGCAGCCCGCTGCCGCTGCCCTGGCTGTACGGGGTGGCCCGGCGGGTGCTGGCCAACGCCTTCCGCGGCGCGGCCAGGGCGGAGGCCCTCATCGAGCGGGTGGCCGCGCACGCCGGTCCGGGCCAGGCGCCCGACCACGCCGAGCAGACCGAGACCCGGCTGGCCGTGGCCCGGCTGTTCGACCAGCTGCCCGAACCCGACCGCGAGGCGGTGCGGCTGATCGCCTGGGAGGGCCTGACCAGCCGGGAGGCCGCGGCGGTGCTGGGCTGCAACCCGGCCGCGCTGGCCATGCGCCTGCACCGGCTACGGCGACGGCTGCGGGCCAGGCACATCGAGCTGATCCCGGCCATGCCGGGGACTGGAGGAACACGATGA
- the eccE gene encoding type VII secretion protein EccE gives MANLIVLEVGVALGLVVLAINTSLLPVGAGVAGLALILALTRWRGRWLTQWIRLTTSFRFRSHTRVAHPVPPELAVSAADTDAKVTSTEDVRVGLLRLAFPDLVVAHSKDHEDRPIGLAWHEGTWTALLLVDPAPQMVSHVGATPPLPLSSLAPCLEDRGVVLDSIQVITHCYPGSAALPPSSPALASYLEVLGPLPAAARRTTWIAVRLDPKRCPAAVRERGGGVVGAHRALIGAVSRVRNALESRGVPIRPLDADELLRSATSAAELSSATGTGKPVSLVEGWTGVTAAGIGHASYAITSWSNKGVAQSLNVLTGIRALSSTVSVAIAPSGETGQVGLRGLVRVSARNPAELEAADARLQQVSNHIGITLTPLRGQQLDAFAASLPLGGNT, from the coding sequence GTGGCCAACCTCATCGTGCTCGAGGTCGGCGTCGCGCTCGGGCTGGTCGTGCTGGCCATCAACACCAGCCTGCTGCCGGTGGGCGCGGGCGTGGCCGGGCTGGCGCTGATCCTCGCGCTGACCCGCTGGCGCGGGCGCTGGCTCACCCAGTGGATCAGACTGACCACCAGTTTCCGCTTCCGCTCGCACACCAGGGTCGCGCACCCGGTGCCGCCGGAGCTGGCCGTCTCGGCCGCCGACACCGACGCCAAGGTCACCAGCACCGAGGACGTCCGGGTCGGGCTGCTGCGGCTGGCCTTCCCGGACCTGGTGGTCGCGCACAGCAAGGACCACGAGGACCGGCCGATCGGGCTGGCCTGGCACGAGGGCACCTGGACCGCGCTGCTGCTGGTCGACCCGGCGCCGCAGATGGTCTCGCACGTGGGCGCCACCCCGCCGCTGCCGCTGAGTTCGCTCGCGCCCTGCCTGGAGGACCGCGGCGTGGTGCTGGACTCGATCCAGGTCATCACGCACTGCTACCCGGGCAGCGCGGCGCTGCCGCCGTCCTCGCCCGCGCTGGCCTCCTACCTCGAGGTGCTGGGCCCGCTGCCCGCGGCCGCCCGGCGCACCACCTGGATCGCGGTCCGGCTGGACCCCAAGCGCTGCCCCGCCGCGGTGCGGGAACGCGGTGGCGGCGTGGTCGGCGCGCACCGCGCGCTGATCGGCGCGGTCTCCCGGGTGCGCAACGCGCTGGAGTCCAGGGGCGTGCCGATCCGGCCGCTGGACGCCGACGAGCTGCTGCGCTCGGCGACCTCCGCGGCCGAGCTGAGCAGTGCCACCGGCACCGGCAAGCCGGTCAGCCTGGTCGAGGGCTGGACCGGGGTCACCGCGGCAGGCATCGGGCACGCCAGCTACGCGATCACCAGCTGGTCCAACAAGGGTGTGGCGCAGAGCCTGAACGTGCTCACCGGCATCCGCGCGCTGTCCTCAACGGTGTCCGTGGCGATCGCGCCGAGCGGGGAGACCGGTCAGGTCGGCCTGCGCGGGCTGGTGCGGGTCAGTGCCCGCAACCCCGCCGAGCTTGAGGCGGCCGACGCGCGGTTGCAGCAGGTCAGCAACCACATCGGCATCACCTTGACCCCGCTGCGGGGCCAGCAGCTGGACGCCTTCGCCGCCTCGTTGCCGCTGGGAGGGAACACATGA
- the infA gene encoding translation initiation factor IF-1 encodes MGKKDGAIEVEGRVVEPLPNAMFRVELENGHRVLAHISGKMRQHYIRILPEDRVVVELSPYDLSRGRIVYRYK; translated from the coding sequence ATGGGCAAGAAGGACGGGGCCATTGAAGTCGAGGGCCGCGTAGTCGAGCCGCTCCCCAACGCGATGTTTCGCGTCGAGCTGGAGAACGGCCACAGGGTCCTTGCACACATCAGCGGCAAGATGCGGCAGCACTACATCCGCATCCTGCCCGAGGACCGGGTAGTCGTGGAGCTTTCGCCCTACGACCTGTCCCGTGGCCGCATCGTCTACCGCTACAAGTGA
- the map gene encoding type I methionyl aminopeptidase: protein MLRRGRGIEIKTHTELEAMRAAGLVVARTLAAVATAAKAGVSTGELDELAEQTIRDAGAVPSFKGYHGFPGSICASVNEQVVHGIPNREQVLADGDLLSVDCGAILDGWHGDSAVTLAIGTVTEQEVKLSNACRESMLAGIAAVRPDNRLSDISHAIETAVLAAAKRDGLEYAIVADYGGHGIGTQMHMEPFLPNRGKPGKGPKLKVGMAIAVEPMVTLGSDDTVELEDGWTVITDDGSRAAHWEHSVAVTENGPWVLTALED, encoded by the coding sequence GTGCTCAGGCGCGGACGCGGAATCGAGATCAAGACGCACACCGAGCTGGAGGCCATGCGGGCCGCCGGCCTGGTGGTGGCACGCACCCTGGCCGCGGTCGCCACGGCGGCCAAGGCCGGGGTGAGCACCGGTGAGCTGGACGAGCTGGCCGAGCAGACCATCCGGGACGCCGGCGCGGTGCCCTCGTTCAAGGGCTACCACGGCTTCCCCGGCTCGATCTGCGCCTCGGTGAACGAGCAGGTCGTGCACGGCATCCCGAACCGGGAGCAGGTGCTCGCCGACGGCGATCTGCTGTCGGTGGACTGCGGCGCGATCCTGGACGGCTGGCACGGCGACTCCGCGGTGACCCTGGCCATCGGCACGGTGACCGAGCAGGAAGTGAAGCTGTCCAACGCCTGCCGGGAGTCGATGCTGGCCGGCATCGCCGCGGTGCGCCCGGACAACCGGCTCAGCGACATCAGCCACGCCATCGAGACCGCCGTGCTGGCCGCGGCCAAGCGCGACGGCCTGGAGTACGCCATCGTCGCCGACTACGGCGGCCACGGCATCGGCACCCAGATGCACATGGAGCCCTTCCTGCCCAACCGAGGCAAGCCGGGCAAGGGCCCCAAGCTCAAGGTGGGCATGGCCATCGCGGTCGAACCGATGGTCACCCTGGGCAGCGACGACACCGTCGAACTCGAGGACGGCTGGACCGTCATCACCGACGACGGTTCCCGGGCCGCGCACTGGGAGCACAGCGTCGCGGTCACCGAGAACGGCCCCTGGGTGCTCACCGCCCTGGAGGACTGA
- the mycP gene encoding type VII secretion-associated serine protease mycosin: protein MRRSRRAAALTGVVAAMLAITPVWVAQAQQPSTSAAAQPDDVFPKPPDPGAPAGFAAATKDMPYEQKQNCIVPGNNGLTVEPRPWGQMVLQFEKAWRFATGKKQKVAVIDTGVNPHPRLKGRLEGGGDYVQDGRNGTEDCNGHGTLVAGIIAADNDDSTEGFKGVAPDAKILAFRQTDPFWKAKDARTGQERSAGRLDTLAQAIRRAADDPEVTVINISETICGPVGSLADQTTLRGTVRYAVKTKNKVIVVAAGNTSEGDESSSCKQNNSPGRANVVASPAFFDDDVLTVGAVTFEGERANFSIGGPWVDIAGPGTRITSLDPGKGATKLANRMLDNSGKPTEIQGTSFAAPYVAGVAALVRERYPNLSAYQVMSRLQQTAQHPAGKGGRDFYLGYGMVDPIAALTAVLPEEAGVTPVPPVRDTMPLNPPLEKDWTPIVVALAGAGGGLGLLLLTLFIVHTVQRDKKGEEESALRPLH, encoded by the coding sequence ATGCGGCGGTCGCGCCGCGCCGCGGCGCTGACCGGCGTCGTGGCCGCGATGCTCGCGATCACCCCGGTCTGGGTGGCGCAGGCCCAGCAGCCCTCGACCTCGGCCGCCGCCCAGCCCGACGACGTGTTCCCGAAGCCCCCGGACCCTGGCGCGCCTGCCGGGTTCGCGGCCGCGACGAAGGACATGCCGTACGAGCAGAAGCAGAACTGCATCGTGCCCGGCAACAACGGGCTGACCGTGGAACCCCGGCCGTGGGGCCAGATGGTGCTGCAGTTCGAGAAGGCCTGGCGCTTCGCCACCGGCAAGAAGCAGAAGGTCGCGGTCATCGACACCGGCGTCAACCCGCACCCTCGGCTCAAGGGGCGGCTCGAGGGCGGCGGCGACTACGTCCAGGACGGCAGGAACGGCACCGAGGACTGCAACGGCCACGGCACCCTGGTGGCCGGGATCATCGCCGCGGACAACGACGACAGCACCGAGGGCTTCAAGGGCGTCGCACCGGACGCGAAGATCCTGGCCTTCCGCCAGACCGACCCGTTCTGGAAGGCCAAGGACGCCCGGACCGGGCAGGAACGCTCCGCCGGCAGGCTGGACACGCTGGCCCAGGCCATCCGCCGGGCGGCCGACGACCCCGAGGTCACGGTGATCAACATCTCCGAGACCATCTGCGGGCCGGTCGGGTCGCTGGCCGACCAGACCACGCTGCGCGGCACCGTGCGCTACGCGGTGAAGACCAAGAACAAGGTCATCGTGGTCGCGGCCGGGAACACCTCCGAGGGCGACGAGTCCAGCAGCTGCAAGCAGAACAACTCGCCGGGCCGGGCGAACGTGGTGGCCAGCCCGGCCTTCTTCGACGATGACGTGCTCACCGTCGGCGCGGTCACCTTCGAGGGCGAGCGGGCCAACTTCTCCATCGGCGGCCCGTGGGTGGACATCGCCGGGCCGGGCACCAGGATCACCTCGCTGGACCCCGGCAAGGGCGCCACCAAGCTGGCCAACCGGATGCTGGACAACAGCGGCAAGCCCACCGAGATCCAGGGCACCAGCTTCGCCGCGCCGTACGTGGCCGGGGTGGCCGCGCTGGTGCGCGAGCGGTACCCGAATCTCAGCGCCTACCAGGTGATGTCCCGGTTGCAGCAGACCGCGCAGCACCCGGCTGGCAAGGGCGGCCGGGACTTCTACCTCGGCTACGGCATGGTCGACCCGATCGCGGCGCTGACCGCGGTGCTGCCGGAGGAGGCAGGTGTGACGCCGGTGCCGCCGGTGCGCGACACCATGCCGCTGAACCCGCCGCTGGAGAAGGACTGGACGCCCATCGTGGTCGCGCTCGCGGGCGCGGGCGGTGGGCTCGGCCTGCTGTTGCTGACGCTGTTCATCGTGCACACGGTGCAACGGGACAAGAAGGGCGAGGAGGAGTCCGCACTGCGGCCTCTGCACTAG
- a CDS encoding DUF1707 SHOCT-like domain-containing protein — protein MSEPVPYERMRISDADREAVAGRLRHAQGEGRLTLGEFDERVRLVWASRTYGELAAVTADLPDLATQSPVPAVPAPARRPRRFFRAVLGVYLFAVLINLVIWGLVSVTELEPAYPWFLWVAGPPGVVVLTLHLLGRTPPDGR, from the coding sequence GTGAGTGAGCCGGTGCCGTACGAGCGGATGCGGATCTCCGACGCCGACCGGGAGGCGGTGGCCGGGCGGCTACGGCACGCCCAGGGTGAGGGGCGGCTCACCCTCGGCGAGTTCGACGAGCGGGTCCGGCTGGTCTGGGCCAGTCGCACCTACGGGGAGCTGGCCGCGGTCACCGCCGACCTGCCCGACCTGGCCACCCAGTCCCCGGTGCCCGCGGTGCCGGCGCCCGCGCGCAGGCCGCGCCGGTTCTTCCGCGCGGTGCTCGGGGTGTACCTGTTCGCGGTGCTGATCAACCTGGTGATCTGGGGCCTGGTCAGTGTGACCGAGCTGGAGCCTGCCTACCCCTGGTTCCTCTGGGTGGCCGGGCCGCCGGGAGTGGTGGTGCTCACCCTGCACCTGCTCGGGCGGACTCCGCCGGACGGGCGTTGA
- the rplQ gene encoding 50S ribosomal protein L17, which yields MPTPTKGARLGGSPAHERLLLANLATQLFQHGRITTTEAKARRLRPLAEKLITKAKRGDLHNRREVMRTVRDKDVVHKLFAEIGPHFAERPGGYTRIIKSMPRKGDNAQMAIIELVGEKTVTAEAEKARGTKFAKDAAKVDATTGAEVVDTTAEEAAETKAETTEDTKAEAEVTEEVKAEDTEAKDAKSEK from the coding sequence ATGCCCACGCCCACCAAGGGAGCCCGGCTCGGTGGGTCCCCGGCCCACGAGCGGCTGCTGCTGGCCAACCTGGCCACCCAGCTGTTCCAGCACGGTCGGATCACCACCACCGAGGCCAAGGCGCGGCGGCTGCGTCCGCTCGCCGAGAAGCTGATCACCAAGGCCAAGCGCGGCGACCTGCACAACCGCCGCGAGGTCATGCGCACCGTCCGCGACAAGGACGTTGTGCACAAGCTGTTCGCCGAGATCGGTCCGCACTTCGCGGAGCGTCCCGGTGGCTACACCCGGATCATCAAGTCGATGCCGCGCAAGGGCGACAACGCCCAGATGGCGATCATCGAACTGGTCGGGGAGAAGACCGTCACCGCTGAGGCGGAGAAGGCCCGCGGCACCAAGTTCGCCAAGGACGCCGCCAAGGTCGACGCCACCACCGGCGCCGAGGTCGTGGACACCACGGCCGAGGAGGCCGCGGAGACCAAGGCCGAGACCACCGAGGACACCAAGGCCGAGGCCGAGGTGACCGAAGAGGTCAAGGCTGAGGACACCGAGGCCAAGGACGCCAAGTCCGAGAAGTGA
- the eccB gene encoding type VII secretion protein EccB encodes MWQPVDYVRAPGSAEGVSGSPNSTHATRRSGYPAEPYRDRESSRPRMPSTPTTKSQVHAYQFVIRRMESALVRKDAVMLHEPTRTQTRATVVGAILAAVCVLGFLVYGYLDPTGKVPPENGIVISKQSGAVYVAINNPTKMLVATPNMASAKLLLLAMGGGAAGQGATPTTVDEGALTGVSRGAFTGIPGAPELLPTPEQLVSPDWGVCDQLTVDQSAVRGDEKPAVDTTAFGGVTNLGRRLKESEGLLLKSPTGTTYLVFASDPEKGLPGAGAVRAKIDLTNKVITGALRISNPTPRLASTALINSIPEVNELKALEVPDKGSSISAYTMTGGRKVGDVVRTQRADSSYAYYLLLKDGVQQIQQAVADLMQTASSTSGGWPTVSLADVNNAPNTQNPVAMKDFPKVVPTIVPISEQTTTCLNWGVQNNKPVTWVGLANATPTPDPKLRAVELAQADGSGDKVDKFFMPPGKAAVVRSSTSENNFDKGPIFLVSDRGVRFGIPDKKTAEGLGLGTNYAPAPEVILRTLPTGPTLDPKEAARMFDAVELEDTGGKRRVTPTANPAAGG; translated from the coding sequence ATGTGGCAGCCGGTGGACTATGTGCGTGCGCCGGGCTCCGCCGAAGGAGTGTCGGGTTCCCCCAACAGCACCCACGCGACCCGCCGATCCGGCTATCCTGCCGAACCGTACCGCGACCGGGAGAGCAGCAGGCCGAGAATGCCCTCAACACCTACCACCAAGTCCCAGGTTCACGCGTACCAGTTCGTGATTCGCAGGATGGAATCCGCGCTGGTCCGCAAGGACGCGGTGATGTTGCACGAACCCACCCGAACCCAGACCCGGGCCACCGTGGTCGGGGCGATCCTGGCCGCGGTCTGCGTGCTGGGGTTCCTCGTCTACGGCTACCTGGACCCCACCGGCAAGGTGCCGCCGGAGAACGGCATCGTGATCAGCAAGCAGTCGGGCGCCGTGTACGTGGCGATCAACAACCCGACGAAGATGCTGGTCGCGACGCCGAACATGGCCTCGGCGAAGTTGCTGCTGCTGGCGATGGGCGGTGGCGCAGCCGGTCAGGGCGCCACGCCGACCACGGTGGACGAGGGCGCGCTGACCGGGGTCTCCAGGGGTGCCTTCACCGGCATCCCCGGCGCGCCCGAGCTGCTGCCCACGCCGGAACAACTGGTTTCACCCGACTGGGGGGTCTGCGATCAGCTGACCGTGGACCAGAGCGCGGTGCGCGGCGATGAGAAGCCAGCGGTGGACACCACCGCCTTCGGTGGCGTGACCAACCTGGGCCGCAGGCTCAAGGAGAGTGAGGGGCTGCTGCTGAAGTCCCCCACCGGCACCACCTACCTGGTCTTCGCCAGCGACCCGGAGAAGGGCCTGCCCGGCGCCGGCGCGGTGCGCGCCAAGATCGACCTGACCAACAAGGTGATCACCGGCGCGCTGCGGATCAGCAACCCCACCCCGCGACTGGCCTCCACCGCGCTGATCAACTCGATCCCCGAGGTGAACGAGCTGAAGGCGCTGGAGGTCCCGGACAAGGGCAGCAGCATCAGCGCGTACACCATGACCGGCGGCCGCAAGGTCGGCGATGTGGTGCGCACCCAGCGCGCGGACTCCAGCTACGCCTACTACCTGCTGCTCAAGGACGGCGTGCAGCAGATCCAGCAGGCCGTTGCCGACCTCATGCAGACCGCCTCCAGCACCAGCGGCGGCTGGCCGACGGTGTCCCTTGCCGATGTGAACAACGCGCCGAACACCCAGAACCCGGTCGCCATGAAGGACTTCCCGAAGGTCGTCCCGACCATCGTGCCGATCTCCGAGCAGACCACCACCTGCCTGAACTGGGGTGTGCAGAACAACAAGCCGGTCACCTGGGTCGGCCTGGCCAACGCCACGCCCACCCCGGACCCGAAGCTGAGGGCGGTCGAACTGGCCCAGGCCGACGGCAGCGGGGACAAGGTGGACAAGTTCTTCATGCCGCCGGGCAAGGCCGCGGTGGTGCGCAGCTCGACCTCGGAGAACAACTTCGACAAGGGCCCGATCTTCCTGGTCTCCGACCGCGGTGTGCGCTTCGGCATCCCGGACAAGAAGACCGCGGAGGGCCTTGGCCTTGGCACCAACTACGCGCCGGCGCCCGAGGTCATCCTGCGCACACTGCCGACCGGGCCCACCCTGGACCCGAAGGAAGCCGCCCGGATGTTCGACGCGGTCGAGCTGGAGGACACCGGTGGCAAGCGCCGGGTGACTCCCACCGCCAATCCGGCCGCGGGCGGCTGA
- the rpsK gene encoding 30S ribosomal protein S11 has product MPPKSRTGAGVKKIRRKEKKNVSHGFAHIKSTFNNTIVSITDPAGNVISWASAGHVGFKGSRKSTPFAAQMAAENAARKAAEHGMRKVDVFVKGPGSGRETAIRSLQAAGLEVGTIQDVTPQPHNGCRPPKRRRV; this is encoded by the coding sequence ATGCCACCGAAGTCCCGTACGGGCGCCGGGGTCAAGAAAATCCGGCGCAAGGAAAAGAAGAACGTCTCTCATGGGTTCGCCCACATCAAGAGCACGTTCAACAACACGATCGTCTCGATCACGGACCCGGCCGGGAATGTGATCAGCTGGGCGTCCGCAGGCCACGTCGGCTTCAAGGGCTCCCGGAAGTCGACGCCGTTCGCCGCCCAGATGGCCGCCGAGAACGCGGCCCGCAAGGCCGCCGAGCACGGCATGCGCAAGGTCGACGTGTTCGTGAAGGGTCCTGGCTCCGGCCGGGAGACCGCGATCCGTTCGCTGCAGGCCGCCGGCCTCGAGGTCGGCACTATCCAGGACGTGACCCCGCAGCCGCACAACGGCTGCCGCCCGCCCAAGCGGCGCCGGGTCTAA
- the rpsD gene encoding 30S ribosomal protein S4, protein MARYTGPATRKSRRLKVDLIGGDRSFERRPYPPGQHGRTRIKESEYLLQSQEKQKARFTYGVLEKQFRRYFEEARRVTGKTGEALLIILESRLDNVVYRAGLARTRRQARQLVNHGHFLVNGKKVNIPSFRVSQYDIIDVKPKSLPTLPFLAAKEALGDRGVPAWLQVVPSTLRVLVHSLPVRAQIDTPVQEQLIVELYSK, encoded by the coding sequence ATGGCTCGTTACACCGGTCCCGCGACTCGTAAGTCTCGTCGGCTCAAGGTTGACCTCATCGGCGGCGACCGCTCCTTCGAGCGCCGTCCGTACCCCCCGGGTCAGCACGGACGGACTCGCATCAAGGAGTCCGAGTACCTGCTGCAGTCGCAGGAGAAGCAGAAGGCTCGCTTCACCTACGGCGTGCTGGAGAAGCAGTTCCGTCGCTACTTCGAGGAAGCTCGGCGCGTCACCGGCAAGACCGGTGAGGCCCTGCTGATCATCCTCGAGTCGCGGCTGGACAACGTCGTTTACCGGGCCGGCCTGGCTCGCACCCGGCGCCAGGCGCGCCAGCTGGTGAACCACGGCCACTTCCTGGTCAACGGCAAGAAGGTCAACATCCCGAGCTTCCGGGTGTCCCAGTACGACATCATCGACGTGAAGCCGAAGTCGCTGCCGACGCTGCCGTTCCTGGCCGCGAAGGAAGCCCTCGGCGACCGTGGGGTGCCGGCCTGGCTCCAGGTTGTTCCGTCGACGCTGCGTGTGCTCGTGCACTCGCTCCCGGTCCGCGCGCAGATCGACACGCCGGTCCAGGAGCAGCTCATCGTCGAGCTCTACTCGAAGTGA
- the truA gene encoding tRNA pseudouridine(38-40) synthase TruA → MTTELQSAEPAIPAGDGGLVRVRLDLAYDGTDFSGWAKQPARRTVCGVLEEAISRVLRREITLTVAGRTDAGVHATGQVAHLDLPAEYDVPGLPRRLARLLPADVRVYAARVLTPDFDARFSALRRHYEYRVGTAPYGVPPLDARRIVSVPRQLDLAAMNEAAALLLGERDFAAFCKRREGATTVRELQRLEWRAESEHVLVAAVSADAFCHSMVRSLVGALLAVGEGRKPVGWPAELLRSSERANGVTVAPAHGLVLVRVDYPADADLAARAEITRNVRVVPGCR, encoded by the coding sequence GTGACGACTGAACTTCAGTCCGCCGAGCCCGCCATTCCCGCTGGGGATGGCGGGCTCGTGCGCGTCCGCCTCGACCTTGCCTACGACGGCACCGACTTCTCCGGCTGGGCCAAGCAGCCTGCCCGCCGCACCGTGTGCGGGGTGCTGGAGGAGGCCATCTCCCGGGTGCTGCGCCGGGAGATCACGCTGACGGTGGCCGGGCGCACCGACGCCGGGGTGCACGCCACCGGCCAGGTGGCCCACCTCGACCTGCCCGCCGAGTACGACGTGCCCGGCCTGCCGCGCAGGCTGGCCCGGCTGCTGCCCGCCGATGTGCGGGTCTACGCCGCCAGGGTGCTCACCCCTGACTTCGACGCGCGGTTCTCCGCGCTGCGACGGCACTACGAGTACCGGGTGGGCACCGCGCCCTACGGCGTGCCGCCGCTGGACGCCCGCCGGATCGTCTCGGTGCCGCGACAGCTGGACCTGGCCGCGATGAACGAGGCGGCCGCGCTGCTGCTCGGCGAACGCGATTTCGCCGCCTTCTGCAAGCGCCGCGAGGGCGCCACCACCGTCCGCGAGCTGCAACGGCTGGAATGGCGGGCCGAGAGCGAGCACGTGCTGGTCGCGGCCGTGTCCGCGGACGCCTTCTGCCACTCGATGGTGCGCAGCCTGGTCGGCGCGCTGCTCGCGGTCGGCGAGGGCCGCAAGCCGGTGGGCTGGCCGGCCGAACTGCTCCGGTCCAGCGAACGCGCCAACGGCGTCACGGTGGCCCCCGCGCACGGACTGGTGCTGGTGCGGGTCGACTACCCGGCCGACGCCGACCTGGCCGCCAGGGCCGAGATCACCCGCAACGTGCGCGTGGTGCCCGGCTGCCGCTGA
- the rpmJ gene encoding 50S ribosomal protein L36, producing MKVQPSVKKICDKCKVIRRHGRVMVICENLRHKQRQG from the coding sequence GTGAAGGTCCAGCCGAGCGTCAAGAAGATCTGCGACAAGTGCAAGGTGATCCGCCGTCACGGGCGGGTCATGGTGATTTGCGAGAACCTGCGTCACAAGCAGCGTCAGGGCTGA
- the rpsM gene encoding 30S ribosomal protein S13, with translation MARLSGVDLPREKRLEIALTYIFGIGRTRSREILGATGLSADLRVRELTDDDVVKLREYIENHFKVEGDLRREVQADIRRKIEIGCYEGLRHRRNLPVRGQRTKTNARTRKGPKKTVAGKKKAGKK, from the coding sequence ATGGCACGACTCTCTGGCGTCGATCTTCCCCGCGAGAAGCGGTTGGAGATCGCGCTGACCTACATTTTCGGTATTGGCCGGACCCGCTCCCGGGAGATCCTGGGCGCCACCGGCCTGAGCGCCGACCTGCGTGTTCGCGAACTGACTGACGACGACGTCGTCAAGCTGCGCGAGTACATCGAGAACCACTTCAAGGTCGAGGGTGACCTCCGCCGCGAGGTTCAGGCCGACATTCGCCGGAAGATCGAGATCGGCTGCTACGAGGGGCTGCGGCATCGCCGCAACCTGCCCGTGCGAGGCCAGCGCACCAAGACCAACGCGCGCACCCGCAAGGGCCCGAAGAAGACGGTCGCCGGCAAGAAGAAGGCCGGAAAGAAGTAA
- a CDS encoding DNA-directed RNA polymerase subunit alpha, which translates to MLISQRPTLAEDTVNETRSRFVIEPLEPGFGYTLGNSLRRTLLSSIPGAAVTSIRIDGVLHEFTTVPGVKEDVTDIILNLKELVVSSEEDEPVTMYLRKQGPGEVTAGDIVPPAGVTVHNPDLHIATLNGKGKLEIELVVERGRGYVPAMQNKQAGAEIGRIPVDSIYSPVLKVTYKVEATRVEQRTDFDKLILDVETKPSITPRDAVASAGKTLVELFGLARELNVDAEGIEIGPSPAEADTIAAFAMPIEDLDLTVRSYNCLKREGIHTVGELVSRSEADLLDIRNFGAKSIDEVKLKLAGLGLALKDSPPGFDPSAAASEYTGEGWASGHVDTGHDDGQDYAETEQL; encoded by the coding sequence GTGCTTATCTCCCAGCGGCCCACGCTGGCCGAGGACACGGTCAACGAGACCCGCTCCCGGTTCGTCATCGAACCACTGGAGCCGGGCTTCGGCTACACCCTCGGCAACTCGCTGCGGCGCACGCTGCTGTCCTCCATTCCGGGGGCAGCGGTGACCAGCATCCGCATCGACGGCGTGCTCCACGAGTTCACCACGGTGCCCGGCGTGAAGGAGGATGTCACCGACATCATCCTGAACCTCAAGGAGCTGGTCGTCAGCTCCGAAGAGGACGAGCCGGTCACCATGTACCTGCGCAAGCAGGGCCCCGGTGAGGTCACCGCTGGCGACATCGTGCCGCCGGCCGGTGTCACCGTGCACAACCCCGACCTGCACATCGCCACCCTGAATGGCAAGGGCAAGCTGGAGATCGAGCTCGTTGTCGAGCGCGGTCGCGGCTACGTCCCCGCCATGCAGAACAAGCAGGCCGGCGCCGAGATCGGCCGGATTCCGGTCGACTCGATCTACTCGCCGGTGCTGAAGGTGACGTACAAGGTCGAGGCCACCCGTGTCGAGCAGCGCACGGACTTCGACAAGCTGATCCTGGACGTGGAGACCAAGCCGTCGATCACCCCCCGCGACGCGGTGGCATCGGCCGGTAAGACCCTCGTCGAGCTGTTCGGCTTGGCCCGTGAGCTCAACGTCGACGCCGAAGGCATCGAGATCGGCCCCTCGCCAGCCGAGGCGGACACCATCGCGGCTTTCGCGATGCCGATCGAGGACCTGGACCTCACCGTCCGGTCCTACAACTGCCTCAAGCGCGAGGGCATCCACACCGTTGGCGAGCTGGTCTCGCGCAGCGAGGCGGACCTGCTCGACATCCGCAACTTCGGTGCCAAGTCGATCGACGAGGTCAAGCTGAAGCTGGCAGGCCTTGGGCTCGCGCTCAAGGACAGCCCGCCTGGGTTCGACCCGTCCGCGGCGGCCTCGGAGTACACCGGTGAGGGCTGGGCGAGTGGGCACGTTGACACGGGCCACGACGATGGCCAGGACTACGCGGAGACGGAGCAGCTCTGA